The genomic region TGTTTCCTTgtgaattttttaaatagaattatacaaaatattagCACTAAGCCCACTAAAATGAACCCAAAATAATCATTTTTTCCTGTTAAATCAGGGAGAATCTCAGCAAAAGAGACTGGCACtacttttattatatctagGGCAATAATCTTACATTCGGGATAATCGATTGGAGTTTCTTTTGTACACAACACCGGCGATCCTGATTTACAGTATATGTGTAAGTCATTTGGTTTTCCTATTCCCCAATTCTCAGAGCAGTCGAAGTAGAAACCATCTGAAAATTCAATTTTCAATCTTTTCCCGAAGATTTCCTTTTTGTTACCCATGATATCCTGTATACACACATACATAGTTGAAAATTACTCCTTGTAATATGTTCGAATCAGGGTCCTTCGTTAGCTCTGAATCAcaatattttctaaatgTTGAAATCCACTCATCTATTGATTTGTAAGCTTCATCAGAACTGCACAATCTTTCACCTTCATTACATTCACATTTTACTATTTGATAGGATTCGTCTGATTGGTCACCTATTTTGGTGAATCTTTTTGATTTTTGGgttgttgttgtttttAGAGCACATTTAACTCCATCATTGATATATTTGTTTGAACATTTGGATAATTCACATGCTCTTGATTCCTTAAGTAGCTTGTAATTATTTCCGTTGTAACTTATTTTGAATCTTTCCTGTGTTCCGTGACCACACTTACTACTACAACCACTCCAATCTGacctaaaattaaaaataataggatgttttcattaattacCACTGAGTATTTTGGGTTCCTAGTACCTTAGATGAACATAGAATAACTTCAGAACTCTTACAAAATTGGTCCTCAAGGTTTAATTGGTCTTGTTCTTTTGGTTTATTCAAGACACTTAGTTCACCTCCTTTCTTAATTGAATTACCGTAGATGTCTATCTTCTTGAGGCCGTCTATAACAATGGTTAATTCTTCAACAGGCTTATCAATATCTTGCTCAAGTATGTTATTTGACCAGTTTGAGATGTCAGAAAGAGCCTGATTTAAACTACAAGGAAAATGCTTTTCAGGGCACTTGCAGTTGGAT from Theileria annulata chromosome 1, complete sequence, *** SEQUENCING IN PROGRESS *** harbors:
- a CDS encoding uncharacterized protein (Tap821d03.p1c.cand.9 - score = 31.64;~SMART 1 transmembrane domain at 417-434; ZnF_NFX (SM00438) at aa 104-115, E()=0.00e+00; TSP1 (SM00209) at aa 200-245, E()=1.82e-07;~1 probable transmembrane helix predicted for TA16575 by TMHMM2.0 at aa 417-434); the encoded protein is MDSDVLTYEAEKLKEFSRSKGLLLPNLEEIDPIVDIEDYNLSIIDITNKFEGIYTLIQDIRARKFKYDNLTNWNPFQFEYSHGCKPFFTKNIENFGYDPSTSNCKCPEKHFPCSLNQALSDISNWSNNILEQDIDKPVEELTIVIDGLKKIDIYGNSIKKGGELSVLNKPKEQDQLNLEDQFCKSSEVILCSSKVLGTQNTQWSDWSGCSSKCGHGTQERFKISYNGNNYKLLKESRACELSKCSNKYINDGVKCALKTTTTQKSKRFTKIGDQSDESYQIVKCECNEGERLCSSDEAYKSIDEWISTFRKYCDSELTKDPDSNILQGDIMGNKKEIFGKRLKIEFSDGFYFDCSENWGIGKPNDLHIYCKSGSPVLCTKETPIDYPECKIIALDIIKVVPVSFAEILPDLTGKNDYFGFILVGLVLIFCIILFKKFTRKHQK